A genomic region of Aspergillus oryzae RIB40 DNA, chromosome 1 contains the following coding sequences:
- the dapB gene encoding dipeptidyl aminopeptidase dapB (dipeptidyl aminopeptidase), with amino-acid sequence MTRRRSTSGTSSRSSTDSGLSVDTAYLEDNKHNNFANGTSGLTDETKYRDVEDAEADVDEPFLPTSSKKLGSGSRTRQIFWALVILCLGGWVLALVLFLTHGRASSQTASETLQQQESDSGSTSAGRPVTLQQVLTGSWNPRAHAISWIAGPDGEDGLLVQRAEVDKEGYMRVDDIRSQEGDDVDSQSGRILIDKAAVRVNGETLMPTFTWPSPDLNKVLLMSNHEKNWRYSFTGRYWIFDVATQTAQPLDPSVPDGRVQLALWSPSSDAVVFVRDNNMYLRKLSSESVVSITKDGGEDLFYGIPDWVYEEEVITDKSVTWWSNDGKYVAFLRTNESAVPEFPVQYFVSRPSGKRPPPGLENYPEVRQIKYPKAGSPNPVVNLLFYDVEKDEVFPVDVPDDFPDDDRIIIEVLWASEGKVIVRATNRESDRVKVFLIDTKSRTGKLVRFEDIANLDGGWVEPSHYTKFIPADPSNGRPDDGYIDTVIHDGYDHLAYFTPLDNPDPIMLTTGEWEVVEAPSAVDLRRGIVYFVATKESPTQRHVYRVHLDGSNLQALTDTSKPGFYDVSFSDGAGYALLSYNGPSVPWQAIINTGGDEITFEKTIEKNPRLASMVETYALPTEIYQNVTIDGFTLQLVERRPPHFNPAKKYPVVFQLYNGPTSQRVDRKFTIDFQSYIASNLGYIVVTLDARGTGYSGRKVRCAVRGNLGHYEAHDQITTAKMWAKKPYVDETRMAIWGWSYGGFMTLKVLEQDAGETFQYGMAVAPVTDWRFYDSVYTERYMHTPEHNPSGYENSTITNVSALSKATRFLLIHGASDDNVHIQNTLTFVDKLDLLNVQNYDMHFYPDSDHNIYFHNAHFMIYERLSNWLINAFNGEWHQIANPVPEDSIWDSVKRSVPAFAH; translated from the exons ATGACCCGCCGAAGATCCACGTCTGGCACATCGTCCCGATCTTCCACCGATTCAGGGCTGTCCGTCGATACAGCCTACCTTGAGGACAACAAGCACAACAATTTCGCGAATGGTACATCGGGACTGACGGATGAGACAAAATATCGCGACGTGGAGGACGCGGAAGCAGATGTCGACGAGCCATTCCTTCCTACCTCGTCCAAGAAACTTGGCTCAGGAAGCCGCACGCGTCAGATATTCTGGGCGTTGGTAATACTCTGTCTGGGAGGCTGGGTGCTGGCGTTAGTGCTCTTCTTGACTCATGGCCGGGCAAGCTCCCAAACAGCCTCTGAGACCCTGCAGCAACAGGAATCAGATTCCGGGAGCACAAGCGCCGGAAGGCCTGTGACACTCCAACAAGTCCTGACGGGGTCGTGGAATCCTCGGGCTCACGCTATCTCATGGATTGCTGGCCcagatggggaagatggaCTACTAGTGCAGAGGGCAGAGGTTGATAAAGAGGGCTATATGCGGGTCGACGATATTCGCAGTCAGGAAGGCGATGATGTTGACAGTCAGAGCGGTAGAATCTTAATCGATAAGGCTGCTGTACGAGTCAATGGAGAGACGCTAATGCCGACATTCACATGGCCTAGTCCAGATCTGAATAAGGTATTGCTCATGTCGAACCATGAGAAAAATTGGAGATACTCGTTCACTGGACGATATTGGATCTTCGATGTGGCGACTCAAACGGCTCAGCCACTGGATCCTAGCGTTCCAGACGGAAGAGTACAACTTGCGCTTTGGTCTCCGAGTTCAGATGCTGTGGTTTTCGTGAGAGACAATAACATGTACTTGCGAAAACTGTCTTCGGAAAGTGTCGTTTCCATTACCAAGGACGGTGGCGAGGACCTTTTCTATGGGATCCCCGATTGGGTatacgaagaagaggtcaTTACGGACAAAAGTGTGACGTGGTGGTCGAACGATGGGAAATACGTTGCCTTCCTTAGGACCAACGAGTCCGCTGTTCCTGAATTCCCGGTCCAGTACTTTGTGTCAAGGCCATCGGGGAAACGACCCCCTCCGGGACTCGAGAACTATCCAGAGGTCAGGCAGATCAAGTACCCTAAAGCTGGGTCTCCGAACCCTGTAGTTAATTTGCTGTTCTATGATGTCGAAAAAGACGAGGTATTCCCGGTCGACGTCCCCGATGACTTCCCTGATGATGATCGTATCATCATAGAGGTGCTATGGGCTTCTGAAGGAAAGGTCATTGTCCGAGCCACAAACCGAGAAAGCGACAGGGTAAAGGTCTTCCTGATTGACACGAAATCGAGAACGGGAAAGCTAGTTAGATTCGAAGATATCGCCAATCTTGACGGTGGCTGGGTTGAACCTTCTCATTATACCAAATTCATCCCAGCGGACCCCAGTAACGGACGACCAGATGATGGTTACATCGACACAGTCATTCATGATGGATACGACCATCTAGCCTACTTCACGCCTCTTGACAATCCGGATCCTATCATGCTCACCACGGGAGAGTGGGAGGTTGTGGAAGCACCATCAGCCGTGGACTTGCGCAGAGGAATTGTTTACTTTGTTGCTACAAAGGAGTCTCCGACGCAGCGACACGTATACCGGGTCCACCTTGACGGATCAAACCTTCAAGCCTTGACTGACACCTCTAAACCTGGATTTTATGATGTATCCTTCTCTGACGGCGCCGGATATGCATTGCTTAGCTACAATGGGCCGTCAGTCCCGTGGCAagccatcatcaacaccgGGGGTGACGAGATCACATTCGAGAAAACCATTGAGAAGAATCCCAGACTGGCTTCAATGGTGGAAACATATGCTCTTCCAACCGAAATCTACCAAAACGTAACCATTGATGGCTTCACTCTTCAACTGGTTGAGCGGCGCCCTCCACACTTCAATCCTGCTAAGAAGTACCCCGTCGTCTTCCAACTGTATAACGGCCCGACCTCGCAGAGAGTGGACCGAAAGTTCACGATCGACTTCCAATCCTATATTGCCTCCAACCTAGGATACATTGTTGTCACCCTCGACGCCAGGGGCACAGGATACAGCGGACGAAAAGTGAGATGCGCAGTCCGAGGAAACCTAGGTCATTACGAAGCGCACGATCAGATTACCACCGCGAAGATGTGGGCCAAGAAACCATATGTTGACGAGACGCGGATGGCAATTTGGGGCTGGAGCTACGGCGGATTCATGACTCTAAAGGTCCTCGAACAAGACGCTGGGGAAACATTCCAGTACGGCATGGCCGTCGCCCCCGTCACAGACTGGCGGTTCTACG ACTCGGTCTACACAGAACGATACATGCATACACCAGAGCACAACCCCTCTGGCTACGAGAACTCAACCATCACCAATGTGTCTGCACTCTCCAAAGCCACGCGCTTCTTGCTTATACACGGCGCCTCAGACGACAATGTACATATCCAGAACACCTTAACATTCGTCGACAAGCTGGACTTGTTAAATGTACAAAACTACGACATGCACTTCTACCCCGACTCCGATCATAATATCTACTTCCATAACGCGCATTTCATGATATACGAGC GTCTATCTAACTGGCTCATTAACGCTTTCAACGGCGAATGGCACCAGATCGCAAACCCCGTTCCTGAGGATTCGATCTGGGATAGTGTTAAACGCTCTGTGCCAGCTTTTGCGCATTAA
- a CDS encoding uncharacterized protein (predicted protein), whose product MRIFKRLPRSTFYTDRTSSFSSSKGQDAGSKKEEKCTRDKPSVEQSEFNTPTVNEDARMLSQCDCSYLAMEARDLVYKAPAFSLMETKELGLDYLVRLMDLLEEISLCEKCSNVEVYRAFLQPLCHSILGLCRLFYRSLREMYNEMDIQPVSLKGKEAVDDERPMILCQKAYLQIERLHNSVRRLVETLKDKPVFDEDAWKLIDSGAYRLVVCTASLTGFDSDLCY is encoded by the coding sequence ATGAGGATTTTCAAAAGATTGCCTCGCTCAACTTTCTATACTGATCGAACAAgttcgttttcttcttcgaaagGTCAGGACGCCGGGtcaaaaaaggaagagaaatgTACGAGAGATAAGCCCTCCGTGGAGCAATCGGAGTTCAATACTCCTACTGTTAATGAGGACGCCAGAATGCTATCGCAGTGTGACTGCAGTTATCTGGCAATGGAAGCACGAGACCTCGTCTACAAAGCACCGgctttctccttgatggAGACCAAGGAGCTCGGTCTGGACTATCTGGTGCGGCTCATGGACTTGCTCGAGGAAATAAGCCTTTGCGAGAAATGCTCGAATGTAGAAGTCTACCGTGCCTTTCTGCAGCCACTCTGCCATAGCATTCTGGGATTGTGCCGGTTATTCTACCGGTCGTTGAGGGAAATGTACAACGAGATGGACATTCAGCCTGTTTCATtaaaaggcaaagaagcggTGGATGACGAAAGGCCAATGATTTTGTGCCAAAAGGCCTATCTCCAAATAGAGCGACTTCACAACAGCGTGAGACGACTGGTCGAAACGCTCAAAGATAAACCAGTGTTCGACGAGGACGCCTGGAAGCTTATAGATTCTGGAGCTTACCGGCTGGTAGTCTGCACAGCCTCTCTCACTGGCTTTGACTCAGACTTATGCTATTAG
- a CDS encoding PX domain-containing protein (membrane coat complex Retromer, subunit VPS5/SNX1, Sorting nexins, and related PX domain-containing proteins): protein MHAENPLQSTAEVNSVGQQSESQNNALPGQILTGKQEHYLKRELIARQVQSEIAELNSPTALQRFGAPFRSEYGEVAPVDSELPILRYIFVHHVRNFPFLDQAREKEFWQDKLQVFLESFAKKHVSSSEDRLEETKRRKLARKCEKLVELMMVSGIPTASGYEERIQFSEIEVVDRGANDQGLLVNMPEGNAIHGWDVNVAAEFILRVRREGKSDVFVARRYGGFAKLHKRLRTEFPGKPLPVLPRKNKSSTSSSFFSSADDDASSVSSLSSQSGSTPDEGQTSRNSLAPGNHLHRSASRSSMRSSLGISPKSPRISAETSRETVLYREEQRVSLRAFLRTLLQNKRAAESKALEEFLTADPVTLNEEELIDMQRRKEADAIRIEEQKRFYEIARQRAAELDVYMENFRRDIVESNGLTKLFAEIREKPTVEDLSPQYQKFAEWLRIEVAATLYHLFLAEDNSPELFAQFKRIHSLVPYTLMKNVIRIANPAAVMSGVLDLFLAQPFGSRSLLQRIFSMTLNDGIKQFQKAIDSLVSKVDDASLCQKLKAFTDSDEATKNEIRAEAEDEDIDILVAILRSDRFSPELTPEQYGNVFNAYVAWNQAVESVDAEMREGAQWFANMKQLLKLYTRQRDKAMMLSIVEEPVTLQLFRDLFTIFYEPLVRVYKSANVYNSITDFAQFADDAIQVVEKCQRQDVSADPNQTVQSFIDLCERHQASFYKFVHEVHLHDNGLFGSLMGWIEDILDFLRHGPVGGKLDMNALLHGAKDVGQIDKDKALDEINALIKWHEDRKRWHLNKTRQKMAAEGTGNDPFPTFKGSDFGLDEGDLEDLAISDAESDPTDELDEEDDLDPISAERRRRVKQQDQLRRTAGEPVKPEVKEILKLAEPFGVMLRMVLAE, encoded by the exons ATGCATGCGGAGAATCCTCTACAGAGTACCGCCGAAGTCAACTCGGTCGGACAACAGTCAGAATCACAAAATAATGCCCTTCCTGGGCAAATTCTCacaggaaaacaagaacatt ACCTTAAGCGCGAGCTCATCGCCCGCCAAGTGCAAAGCGAAATCGCCGAGTTAAACTCTCCCACAGCCCTCCAACGTTTCGGTGCCCCATTCAGGTCAGAGTACGGAGAAGTCGCCCCAGTTGACTCAGAACTCCCTATCCTACGATATATCTTCGTTCATCATGTGCgcaattttccttttctcgaCCAGGCCCGCGAGAAGGAGTTTTGGCAGGATAAATTACAAGTG TTCCTAGAATCCTTCGCGAAGAAGCATGTTTCGTCGTCCGAAGATCGCTTGGAGGAGACAAAGCGCAGAAAATTAGCAAGGAAGTGCGAGAAGCTCGTGGAGCTCATGATGGTATCTGGTATCCCAACGGCATCGGGATATGAAGAACGAATCCAGTTTTCGGAAATCGAGGTTGTAGATCGCGGTGCCAATGACCAGGGCCTCTTGGTCAATATGCCGGAAGGGAATGCCATACACGGCTGGGATGTCAATGTGGCTGCC GAATTCATTCTTCGTGTTCGTCGGGAAGGAAAGTCGGACGTCTTTGTGGCCCGACGGTACGGTGGCTTCGCGAAACTTCACAAGAGACTGCGCACCGAATTTCCCGGGAAACCACTACCGGTTCTGCCGCGCAAGAACAAGTCCTCAACGTCgtcgagcttcttctcctcagccgACGATGACGCCTCCTCGGTCTCCTCTTTATCGAGCCAGAGTGGAAGTACGCCGGACGAGGGACAAACCTCTCGAAACAGCTTAGCTCCCGGAAACCATCTGCATCGCTCTGCATCGCGGTCGTCCATGCGCTCATCTTTGGGAATATCTCCCAAGTCACCAAGAATCTCAGCAGAGACCTCTCGAGAGACCGTGCTCTATAGAGAAGAACAGCGGGTTTCACTTCGAGCGTTCCTTCGCACTCTACTGCAGAATAAGCGGGCGGCAGAGTCGAAGGCTTTAGAGGAGTTTCTAACTGCAGATCCTGTTACTCTGAATGAAGAGGAACTAATTGACATGCAACGAAGGAAGGAGGCAGACGCTATCAGgatagaagaacaaaagaggTTCTATGAGATTGCTAGACAGCGCGCAGCCGAGCTAGATGTGTACATGGAAAATTTCCGTCGAGATATTGTCGAGAGCA ATGGCCTGACAAAGTTGTTTGCGGAAATTCGGGAGAAGCCGACGGTAGAGGATCTCAGTCCTCAATATCAGAAGTTTGCAGAATGGCTTCGGATCGA GGTGGCCGCAACGCTATACCATTTGTTCTTGGCTGAGGACAACTCCCCTGAACTATTCGCACAGTTTAAGAGGATACACTCTCTTGTCCCATACACCCTGATGAAGAATGTTATCCGAATTGCGAATCCTGCAGCCGTTATGTCTGGGGTTTTagatcttttccttgctcAGCCATTTGGTTCCCGGTCTCTTCTGCAGCGGATCTTTTCCATGACTTTGAACGATGGCATAAAACAATTCCAAAAGGCCATTGACTCCCTTGTTTCCAAGGTTGATGATGCATCTCTCTGTCAAAAATTGAAAGCGTTTACGGATTCAGATGAAGCAACCAAGAATGAAATCCGTGCCGAAgctgaggatgaagatatagatattctcGTGGCAATTCTTCGGTCTGACCGCTTCTCTCCCGAACTCACTCCGGAGCAATATGGTAATGTGTTTAATGCATATGTGGCCTGGAACCAAGCAGTGGAGAGTGTCGATGCAGAAATGCGTGAAGGTGCACAATGGTTTGCAAACATGAAGCAGCTACTTAAACTCTACACGCGCCAGCGTGACAAGGCCATGATGCTCAGCATTGTCGAGGAACCCGTTActctccaactcttccgTGACCTATTTACAATATTCTACGAGCCTCTAGTGCGCGTTTACAAGTCGGCAAACGTCTACAATAGTATCACTGATTTCGCTCAATTTGCCGACGATGCCATTCAGGTGGTCGAGAAATGTCAACGACAAGACGTATCTGCCGATCCAAACCAAACCGTCCAATCCTTCATCGACCTTTGCGAACGTCATCAAGCGAGCTTCTATAAGTTCGTCCACGAAGTGCACCTTCATGACAATGGGCTCTTCGGCTCTCTGATGGGATGGATTGAAgatattcttgatttcctacgCCACGGGCCTGTTGGTGGCAAGCTTGACATGAACGCTTTGCTTCACGGGGCTAAGGATGTTGGGCAAATCGATAAAGATAAGGCTCTTGATGAGATAAACGCGCTCATAAAATGGCACGAAGACCGCAAGCGTTGGCACCTGAATAAGACCAGGCAGAAGATGGCGGCGGAAGGAACCGGGAATGACCCATTTCCGACATTCAAGGGAAGCGATTTTGGTTTAGACGAG GGCGACCTCGAAGACCTTGCCATCTCGGACGCGGAGTCTGATCCTACCGACGAgcttgacgaggaagatgaccttGACCCCATCTCTGCTGAACGACGACGCCGGGTGAAGCAACAGGATCAACTCCGTCGCACGGCTGGCGAACCTGTTAAGCCTGAAGTCAAAGAGATTCTCAAGCTAGCAGAACCGTTTGGAGTAATGTTACGGATGGTCCTTGCAGAATAG
- a CDS encoding uncharacterized protein (predicted protein) has product MSNSRTEPQSMPQTPTRTLRHGGTGPLTPQTDRPFRNTPESGSKNFQTPSKSAKARMMTEDSDEFEWDDIIPDEATTAQHKPRQPDFGQVAGGSDTAPRKTPRTVYLTSPSKRKLSDMESASSLTPTSVFSPRSTACRLPPASAEISITPTPSKYKNALSTDSAADTSELSLQALRILESHNAVVPRKAQEELTELLNRHDMKTRGIIRGRDISRSAIKKKDEEIMKLDERIAVLESERELSKSTDKGLRRQ; this is encoded by the coding sequence ATGTCCAACTCAAGGACAGAGCCGCAGAGCATGCCTCAAACCCCCACCAGGACTTTGCGTCATGGAGGAACAGGACCCCTCACCCCACAGACCGATCGCCCGTTTCGAAATACCCCTGAGTCCGGGTCGAAGAACTTTCAGACCCCTTCGAAAAGTGCAAAGGCGCGCATGATGACTGAGGACTCCGATGAGTTCGAatgggatgatatcattCCAGACGAAGCCACTACAGCGCAGCATAAGCCTCGCCAACCCGACTTTGGACAAGTTGCTGGTGGCTCGGATACCGCCCCACGGAAGACGCCGCGGACGGTTTATCTAACCTCACCCAGTAAACGGAAGCTGTCTGATATGGAGAGCGCATCGTCCCTCACGCCTACGTCAGTGTTTTCCCCGCGGTCGACTGCGTGTCGGCTCCCTCCGGCGTCCGCTGAGATCTCGATAACTCCTACTCCGAGCAAATATAAGAATGCGCTGTCTACTGATTCTGCGGCGGATACGTCGGAGTTATCACTTCAGGCCTTGAGGATTCTGGAGAGCCACAATGCGGTCGTGCCAAGGAAGGCTCAGGAGGAGCTCACAGAGTTACTGAACCGACATGACATGAAAACCAGAGGCATAATACGAGGACGGGATATTTCGCGAAGTgcgatcaagaagaaagacgaggaGATTATGAAGCTTGATGAAAGGATCGCGGTGCTAGAGTCCGAAAGGGAGCTGAGTAAGAGTACGGACAAAGGTTTGAGGAGACAGTAG
- the trm5 gene encoding tRNA (guanine) methyltransferase (tRNA modification enzyme), with product MESTTGPDASKTPNSDLPTMFRPPVNRAMRVLDRSFFKKTVPLSAATVFKSSDISRVRGQLHKSRDLLGLPRTSSIREVKVDDEVKKCLLLREGVKYDDAATWSPTINELVENGAVGIGRYDLELDYDYWTYADIMNAILPEDMLEELPQGFTQVGHVSHLNLREQYTPYKHLIAQVLKDKNPTVRTVIRKTEDVGAKSEFRTFPFEFLAGDEDMNVIQHEQDCEFRFDYSRVYWNSRLETEHRRLVNKFRPGEMVCDVMAGVGPFAVPAGKKKIFVWANDLNPHGYEVMQDAIRRNKVNKFVTPFNKDGRAFIRWSANELLQTEPVTVAIQKKQRRSAQKEETPAPPAEVYKRPTLFGHYVMNLPANAIEFLDAFPGVYAGKESLFAPHTSTPLPMVHVYCFSGHSEDEVDDHKDICQRISERIGYTITPEDRVGGSGNVELELAIHNVRLVSPNKQMFCASFRLPKEVAFRQV from the exons ATGGAATCCACGACAGGCCCTGACGCCTCCAAGACGCCTAACAGCGACCTCCCCACCATGTTCCGACCCCCGGTGAACCGCGCAATGCGGGTTTTGGATCGCTCATTCTTCAAGAAGACGGTGCCGTTATCTGCCGCGACGGTCTTCAAGTCATCCGATATCTCAAGGGTGCGTGGCCAACTGCACAAGAGTCGGGATTTGTTGGGCCTTCCGAGAACGAGTTCGATCCGGGAGGTGAAGGTCGATGATGAGGTGAAGAAATGCTTGTTGCTGAGGGAGGGTGTTAAATACGATG ATGCTGCAACATGGTCGCCGACGATCAATGAGCTTGTGGAGAATGGTGCTGTTGGAATTGGACGGTATGATCTCGAATTGGACTATGATTACTGGACTTATG CCGATATCATGAACGCAATTTTGCCGGAGGACATGCTTGAGGAGCTTCCTCAAGGGTTTACCCAGGTGGGCCATGTCT CTCATCTAAATCTCCGCGAACAATATACCCCATATAAGCACCTTATTGCGCAGGTGTTGAAAGACAAGAACCCAACAGTCCGGACAGTGATTAGAAAGACCGAAGATGTGGGCGCCAAGAGCGAATTCCGCACATTTCCCTTCGAGTTTTTGGCAGGGGACGAGGACATGAACGTCATCCAGCATGAGCAGGACTGTGAATTCCGTTTTGACTACTCTCGTGTGTACTGGAACAGCCGCTTGGAGACCGAGCACCGTCGGCTCGTGAACAAATTCCGTCCGGGTGAGATGGTATGCGATGTGATGGCTGGTGTTGGCCCATTCGCTGTCCCAgctggaaaaaagaaaatcttcGTTTGGGCCAATGACCTTAATCCGCATGGATATGAGGTCATGCAGGATGCTATTCGCAGGAACAAGGTCAACAAATTCGTGACACCGTTTAACAAGGACGGAAGAGCGTTCATACGCTGGTCTGCCAATGAGCTCCTGCAAACAGAACCAGTGACTGTGGCTatccagaagaaacagagaagaagcgcccaaaaagaagagacacCTGCTCCTCCAGCCGAGGTCTATAAGCGACCCACTCTCTTTGGTCACTACGTGATGAACCTTCCGGCGAACGCTATTGAGTTCCTTGATGCCTTTCCTGGTGTCTATGCTGGCAAGGAGTCCCTATTTGCGCCACACACATCAACGCCTCTTCCGATGGTCCATGTGTATTGTTTCTCCGGTCattcggaagatgaagtggacGACCACAAGGATATTTGCCAGCGCATCTCGGAACGAATTGGCTACACCATCACGCCGGAGGACCGGGTCGGGGGAAGTGGAAATGTAGAGCTGGAGCTGGCCATTCACAATGTTAGATTGGTCAGCCCCAACAAGCAAATGTTTTGCGCTAGTTTCCGTCTACCTAAAGAGGTCGCTTTCCGACAGGTATAA
- a CDS encoding DNA-directed RNA polymerase II subunit RPB4 (RNA polymerase II, fourth largest subunit), whose product MSVQLPPPTHRKRALPQGELEAASTLRLGADQNTHTLSLSEARLVINKVLENKRRGGKKYEEPENLTKTLDYLEVFARFKDEENIKAVERLLNSHTELEMFERSQLGSLCCDNAEEAKSLIPSLQHKISDGDLQELLDELTKLRNFTE is encoded by the exons ATGAGTGTCCAATTGCCACCCCCAACACATCGCAAGCGCGCCTTGCCCCAAGGCGAGCTCGAAGCCGCCTCGACTCTCAGACTAGGCGCGGATCAGAATACCCATACCTTGTCGCTTTCCGAAGCAAGACTTGTCATCAACAAAGTGCTGGAGAACAAGCGCAGGGGTGGAAAGAAATACGAGGAGCCGGA GAACCTTACCAAGACTTTGGACTACCTGGAAGTGTTTGCTCGGttcaaggatgaggaaaacaTCAAGGCTGTCGAACGACTACTCAATTCGCATAcggagttggagatgttcGAGCGGTCACAACTGG GGAGTTTGTGCTGCGATAATGCCGAGGAAGCCAAGTCCCTCATCCCCAGTCTTCAACACAAAATCTCCGATGGCGATCTGCAAGAGCTCTTGGATGAGCTGACCAAGCTGCGGAACTTCACGGAGTGA
- a CDS encoding uncharacterized protein (predicted protein): MVWWHVFLSFGVAGAFYVLWLALQRLWLSPIAHFPGPKLAALTMWYEFYYGSFLEGQYTFRIAEMHRKYGPIVRISPYELHIDDAEYYETLYSRDAPRDKSLHLTGMFGAPASAFGTVDHRRHRIRRQPMNPFFSQQRIRQLEPMLRDMVDKLCDGLRAWKDRHTPLHIRGRGIHHGTLISLS, translated from the exons ATGGTGTGGTGGCATGTATTTCTCTCCTTCGGTGTTGCAGGGGCGTTCTACGTGCTTTGGTTGGCTCTGCAGCGGCTATGGCTCTCACCGATTGCTCACTTCCCGGGACCTAAACTGGCTGCTCTTACAATGTGGTATGAGTTCTACTATGGTTCATTCCTAGAGGGTCAATATACTTTTCGGATCGCCGAGATGCATCGCAAATATGGCCCAATCGTGCGAATCAGCCCTTACGAGCTACACATTGACGATGCTGAATATTATGAAACGCTGTATTCTCGAGATGCCCCGCGAGATAAGTCACTACATCTGACTGGGATGTTTGGAGCACCGGCTTCCGCATTTGGTACAGTTGATCATCGACGCCATCGGATACGGCGTCAACCGATGAaccctttcttctcccaacAGCGAATCCGACAACTGGAGCCAATGCTTCGAGACATGGTTGACAAACTGTGCGATGGATTGCGCGCCTGGAAGGATAGACACACTCCGCTACATAT ACGTGGTCGTGGAATACACCATGGGACACTCATCTCACTATCTTGA